A window of Castor canadensis chromosome 10, mCasCan1.hap1v2, whole genome shotgun sequence contains these coding sequences:
- the Dazl gene encoding deleted in azoospermia-like: MPNTVFVGGIDVRMDETEIRSFFARYGSVKEVKIITDRTGVSKGYGFVSFYNDVDVQKIVESQINFHGKKLKLGPAIRKQNLCAYHVQPRPLIFNPPPPPQFQSVWSNPSTETYMQPPTMINPITQYVQAYPPYPSSPVQVITGYQLPVYNYQMPPQWPAGEQRSYVIPPTYTTVNYHCSEVDPGAEVLQNECSVHEATTSSGNGPQKKSVDRSIQTVVSCLFNPENRLRNSVVSQDDYFKDKRVHHFRRSRAVLKSV, from the exons ATGCCAAACACCGTTTTTGTTGGTGGAATTGATGTTAGG ATGGATGAAACTGAAATTAGAAGTTTCTTTGCTAGATATGGTTCagtaaaagaagtgaaaataatcACTGATCGAACTGGTGTGTCCAAAGG CTAtggatttgtttcattttataatgaCGTGGATGTACAGAAGATAGTAGAA TCACAGATCAATTTCCATGGTAAAAAGCTGAAACTGGGCCCTGCAATCAGGAAACAAAATTTAT gTGCTTATCATGTGCAGCCACGTCCTTTGATTTTtaatcctcctcctccaccacagTTTCAGAGTGTGTGGAGTAATCCAAGCACTGAAACTTACATGCAGCCTCCAACCATGATTAATCCTATAACTCAGTATGTTCAG GCATATCCCCCTTATCCAAGTTCACCAGTTCAGGTCATCACTGGGTATCAGCTGCCTGTTTACAATTATCAG aTGCCACCACAGTGGCCTGCTGGAGAACAAAGGAGTTATGTTATACCTCCG ACTTACACAACTGTTAACTACCACTGTAGTGAAGTTGATCCAGGAGCTGAAGTTTTGCAAAATGAATGCTCAGTTCATGAAGCTACTACATCCTCTGGAAATGGCCCACAAAAG AAATCTGTGGATCGAAGCATACAGACAGTGGTATCTTGTCTATTTAATCCAGAGAACAGACTAAGAAACTCTGTTGTTAGTCAAGATGACTACTTTAAg GATAAACGAGTACATCACTTTAGAAGAAGTCGGGCAGTGCTTAAATCTGTTTGA